CAACAAATTGTTTATAATATGAAGCATCTTTATAAGGGCGTATATTAGTTAACGAATCATATTCAACTACCACAGCATCCTTTTTATCTTTTTTCGGCATACTAGTATCAATCATTTTCATATTCTGAGCATAAGAAACAGTATAGAGCGTAAATACAATGACAGATAGCAAGACCTTCATTTTCATAATTCTTTGTTTTATTTCTACAAAACTAACTAAAAATATGATTCGTCCACGATGATTTCAGAAAAAAAGCACCCTTTTATTTTCCCGTATTATCTATCTGTTTATATTTGTAGAATTATGTAATTCACAAAGAACATTTAAAGAAAGGAAGCACCATGCCAAATTCCGAAGTTATTGGTGCGACTTCGATTCATGAATTGGTCAATTCCTAAATACACCGATATGGCAACTTACACTCATTTCGCAAAACAACCCGATGTCTTGAAACATCTGATACTCTGTGAAGTACTCAAGAATGAAACTCCGCAAGTATATGTAGAGACCAATTCGGCATGTGCCATCTATCCGATGACACAAACCCCGGAGCAACAATATGGCATCTATCATTTCCTGGCGAAAGCAGATGAGGTCCTATCTCTAAAGGATTCTGTATATTACCAACTGGAAAGCGAAGAGATGGCAAAAGGAAATTATTTAGGTTCACCTGCCTTGGCTATGAATGTATTAGGGAAGCAAGCAAAAAGGTTTGTATTCTTTGATTTAGAAAAGAGTGCACTGGAGAATGTGGGTACCTATGTCAAACAAATCGGATTAAGTGCCTCTGTAGAGATACATCATACCGACTCTTCGAGAGGTACCATAGAGTTATTGCCCTCACTCCCCGCATCCTCTTTCATCCATATCGATCCTTACGAAATAGACAAGAAAGGAAATTCTGGAGTAACCTATCTCGATGTCCTGATACAGGCTACTTTATTAAGAATGAAGTGTTTATTATGGTATGGATTCATGACCGGAGATGATAAAACATCCTTGGACAACTATATTACATCCAGTCTGGAAAAGGCCGGCATCAAAGATTACACAGGTGTAGAGCTTACCATGAATTCAATAAGGAAAGACAGTGTAGTATGTAATCCCGGCATTTTGGGAAGTGGTATTCTGGCGACAAACGTATCACAAGCTTCCAAAGATATTATCCTTGATTACAGTAATCAACTGGTTGATATATACAAAGATGCTAAATACAAAGATTATGATGGGAGTTTATATATTCAGCATCTTTGATATCAACTTATTAACAATTTTGTTTTAATCCATCTATTATCAATCAGTATCCTCCTCCCAATGCATGATAAAGATTAATAACTCCCTGTATTTCATCAAAACGATTGGAAGCGACGGATAATTCCGCCTGCAAAAGAGTCTGACGGGCAGTAAGTACTTCCAGGTAGTTTTGCGAACTGTGCCGCATCAATAGTTCAGAACTACGCACTGCGGACTGAAGCGAAATGACCTGCTGTTTGGAGAGTGCCAAACGGCCTTGCGCCTTCTGCCATTGCACCAATGCATCGTTTACTTCCGTGCCCGCATCAAGCAAACTTTGGCGGAAGGTGAGTAACGCCTCTTCCTGTTGTGCTTTCGCTACTTTCAAATTAGCAATATTCTGCCCGCGATTGAAAAGTGGCTGAACCAATGAGCCGACAGTGGAAAGCAACCACTGTCCAGGATTGGTTATAGCGCCACCTGCCGAGTTTGTCCATCCTGCGGAACCACCCAACGTGATAGAGGGATAAAAAGCAGAACGTGCCTGATTCGTTGCATAAAAAGCCTCAGCCAGTTCAGCTTCCTTTTGACGAATATCCGGACGACGGTGCAATAGTTGCAACGGCACTCCGGTTGAAAGGGATTCCGGGAAACGCTGGTTGTCAAGCGTAGAACGTGTTATCAGCTGCGGAGCACCATTGACGGAGATGGCAGAGAACAGATTGAAACGCGTCAGCGACTCTGCACCGTAGACTCGTGTCAAAGTGAGATATTGACTGACAGGAGACATCTCTCCATTGGAATTCCGGACAAACATATTATTCAAAGCTTCGGTATCCAGACGGAATTCCGGTGAAGCCTGCACCATTACACGGTAAAGTTTGGAGAAACGGTTCATATTGGATGCATAGTTACCACCGATATAGCCGGACAAAGTACTCAAGATATCCGAAGGTGACACTCCATTCCGCTTACAAAGGGCGGCATCCACTTCTACCAAGAATTGAGGACATTTTGTATCGAACGAAGTCGAAGCACGTCCGATTTCAGGCCGGGCATTCAATGCATCAATCATCTGACGGGTGTATTTCAGCAAATCTTCTACCGAACCGCCTTTCTGGTCCTGGATATAAATTTCAAAACCACTACTTACCCCATACCCGGGAATCATCGGTTGTGCAAAGGCCATAATTTGCGCAGAAGAAATGTCATCCGTACGCCGGTAAATCTCGTTAATAACAGCATTGATACCGTCTTCCTTTTCCGTACGTTCATCCCACAGTTTCAGACGGACGATAAACATACCGTTCGATGCTCCCTGACCGCTTATCATACCGTTACCCGTCACTTTAGAAAACATTCTGACTTGCGGTATGTCATGAATACGCTTATCTATTTCGTCCATTACACTTTTGGTTTCTTCCAGACTGTTTCCGGGTGAAGTACGCACATCTACAAAGATAGTTCCCATATCCTCTTGAGGAACCAACCCGGTCTTGGTGGTTTTCATCAGAAGGAACAATCCCGCACAAGCGACTAACAACAATAGTTGGCACCCAATTCGATACGTGCCACATCTTTCAGCCGTAGCACCTCGCCTCCTGCCTGCGAACGGATTACCAGATTGCCATAAGCCTTTTCTTCTTCATAATGTCCGCGATATTTCAATACATACTGAAAAATATTCTTCGATTCGGCACCAAGCGTTCCCGTAGGGGCTTCCAGATTCTGTTCGTCAAGTACCGTCGTGATGTCGGACGGAACCAATCCATATTTAGCCATCTTGGCAGGATCGAGCCAGATACGTAACGAATAGTCCGCTCCCATCACATTCACCTCACCCACGCCGGCAATACGTGAAAGACGGGGTTTGATATTGATTTTCAGATAGTTATTCAAAAAGCTTTCATCGAACGTGTTGTCGGGGCTATACAATGCCAATGCTTTGATATTACTTGTCTGGCGCTTACGGACGGTGATACCGCTGCGGGTGACTTCTGCCGGTAATAATCCTTGTGCCGTAGCAATACGGTTCTGCACATTAACTGCCGCCATATCGGGGTCGGTCCCTTGACGGAAGTAAATGGTGATTCTCGCTGAACCGTTATTGGTAGAGGAAGAGGTCATGTACATCATGTTCTCTACCCCGTTGAGCGCTTCTTCCAATGGCACGACTACGCTCTTCTGTACAGTTTCCGCATTAGCACCGGTATAGGTAGCGGAAACGCTGACGGTAGGAGGTGCAATTTCAGGAAACTGTTCAACAGGAAGCTGCGAAAGTCCTATCAATCCGATAATAAGAAAAACGACCGAAATTACTCCTGCGAGAATAGGCCGGTCTATAAATGTTCTGATTTTCATAACGGCATCTTATTCTTTAGTCGGATCACTCTTGATTATTGTTCCCTCACGCACCAGTCCGGCACCTTCGGCTATAATAACATCACCCGGCTCAAGTCCTGTTTCGACGATATATTCAGTACCGTTATTCAACCGGAACACTTCTACCGGGGTTGATTTCGCTTTGCCATCGACCACTTTATATACAAATATACGATTCTGCAATTCGTAAGTAGCCGCTTGCGGAATAATGATACATCCCTTCTTTATAGTAGGAACTACTACTTTACCACTTCCACCGTTACGCAGGAACTGGTCGGGGTTGGCAAAAACAGCCCGCAGTCCAACAGCACCAGTTCCTTCATCCACCGTACCGCTGATAGCGTCTATCTTTCCGGTATGGGAATAGTTTTTTCCATTGCTCATAGTCAGTTCCACTTCGTCCATGTTTTCTATCGCTTTTTTAAGTGAGCCATATTGTTGTACAAAGTCGAGTATCTGATTCTCCGTCATGGAGAAATAGGCGTATACTTCGCTGTCATCCGAAACAGTGACTAACGGCCCGGTGATACTGCTGCTCACCAACACCCCTACCCGATAAGGAATCATGCTGGCGACTCCGTTCACCGGACTTTTCACTTCGGTATAAGAAAGGTCATTGCGCGCATTCACTTCCTGTGCCTTAGCCTGTGCCAATGCCGCTTCTGCCGCCGCTTGTTCATTACGGGCTGTTTGCAGATCGAATTCGGACACAATCTGTTCTTTGTAAAGTTCAGCTTTACTATCTGCTGTCAATTTAGCAGTGGCAAGCTTGGCTTCCGCGCTTTTTACATTGGCAACTGCTGTTTCCAACGCTGCTTTATAAGGAACCTGGTCAATAATGAAAAGTGTCTGCCCTTTATGAACAGGATCCCCTTCATTGATACATATCCCGGTAATAATGCCACTCACCTGCGGACGAATTTCAACATACTGCCGCCCTCGTAACGTAGCTGTATAATCGGATTTTTAAATTCCGGTAATCATGCTGCCCATCATCATGCTAGTGCCGGTAGACAAATGGATTGTACGCCAGTTTTGCGAACGAAAAGGCGAACTGGAACTTACTACTTTCAGCGAACCGCTGACCGGACTGCGAGAAATAGCCCGGCGCAAACCTGATCTGGTCTTTCTGAATATTGAAATGAACAGTACCAACGGACTGGATATTGCCCATGCGCTTCCTCCCGAAAGTTGCCTTATTTTACGACAGCCCATGCACAGTATGCACTGGATGGCTTCGACCTCGATGCCGTGGATTTCCTGCATAAACCCTTTGCTTATGAACGATTTGAAAAAGCTGTTGAGAAAGCGATTGTCTTTATTGAAGCACGTCAGCATAAAGTACCGGAAAACATCATAATCAAACAAGAATACAATAACATATCCATCCCTATCTCCGATATTCTTTATATCGAAGCAATGGAGAATTATACGAAAATATTCCGTATAAACGGCAACTATATATTATCGCGCACAAGTCTGAAAAGTATTCAGGAGATGTTACCCGAAAAGTCTTTTCTACGTACGCACCGCTCCTATATCATTCCGGTTAATAAGGTGGAACGGTTCTCTAAACGGGAAATAAACCTGACCGGACGCCGGATTGTAATCCCCATAGGAAGACAATATGCAGACAATGTCTATGCCACATTGACGGCCAGGAATATGACGCTATAAACAAGCCTACAGAATACCGGAACTTTTTAAATCAGCTTCCGGCCTTCTGGCTATAAATTAATTTATCTCTTTGGCTGATTGTCCACAAGCCATCTATCAAGCGTACATTTTTCGTATCATCGTCCTCCACGTTCCATGCATAACCTCCTGAAAGCAGTCCACGCCTTTCCAATATTTCATTGGGCTGATTATTAGAAAAGAAAAGTTCCAGCTGTGTAGAATCGGGACCAAAGACAATGAAAGCTGGAATGCCGCTGCCATCCACCGCTTCTGTACGAATCCCTTTCTCAAATAAGCGGATACAGTCTTTTTGCACTTCACACCATACGTATCCGGCAGAGCCGATACAGCCATGTTCATCCCGGTCACCTCCCACAAGCGGAGATTGCGGATACTGAACTAGTTTGGAAGCCGGCATCCCCGGTGTATATTTTCCTGTATAAAAGACTTCCAACGTATCATTCAGAAGTAAACCGTCGACTTCTTCTTTATTCGCATCCATCGTACTGAATGAAAGGGTATCATTTTTATCCGTGACAATCGTTACCGTATTCATGGTTGCATCACTTACGATTCCCTTAGAACTGCTCACTTTCGACGAGCAACCTGCCATGAGACACAGAGTGCCTACCGCTAATAGCATTGTTTTCATTTTCTTCAAATTTTGCTTTGTTTTAAATTAATGCAAAGATAAAGGGAATACAACAATATTTTAATCTCAGAACTTGGATAAATACATAATTCCCTCTCCTTTCTTTCACAGCATTTGTTTTCTCATAAACATCAATTAAACAATATATTATCAGATATCGTTTTTTTAAGTGCTTTTTTTAAGTTATTTTACGCAACAAATATTACGAATACATAAATTTATAGTTTCTATTTCCATTATGTCAAATGTTGCAGAAACTCAGCCAAGTTATCTCCTTCGCCCAATCCTAGTTTTTTTCGTAGACGATAACGACTGATTTCTACCCCACGCAATGTTATATTCAATAACGGAGCTATTTCCTTTGACATAAGATTCATTCGTAAATAAGCACACAGCATCTTATCCTTGTAACTCAAATCAGGATAACGTTCATCAAGCAGATGGAAGAAATTATGATGCACCGAATCAAATGTATTCTGAAAAGTCTGCCAGTGTTCCTCATTATCAAGGTCCTTATCGATACGTTCTATCAGTATTAATGTTTTCCGACGAATATTAACTAGGTTCTCATCATTGACAGAACGGGAAATACCCACTGCAACCTTTCGTATATCCTGCAAAATCTCATTCTTATGTACAATGTTTAATGTCGTTTTAATTAACTCTTCCGACTTATGCCGCAACTCTGATTGCAGATTTTCTTCTTCTAAAGAAACAATCTTGCGGTCTTTCAACTCACTTTCTTTCCTGAATTCTTGTTTTTGTGAAATCAATTCCAATTCTTTCTGACGAATCAGATTCTTCCTGCTTTGTACTATACGATAATAAATATAATACAAAAATAGAATAACCAACACCCCATAAATACAGTATGCCCACCACATACGATACCAAGGCGGTAATATTTCAAAAGAAAAGGATGTTTCAATAGGCTCCTGTGCCTTATCAGTTATTATCTTCACATTAAAAACATAACTTCCTTCAGGCAGGTCAGTATACTCCTTCGTATTATTTTCACTATATTCGCTCCATTCGTTATCATTGACCCTCCCCCCTGACAAACGGCAGGAATACAAAGCTGCAGATGACTTGTCATAATCTGTCACACTATATTCGATCCTTATCGAATTTTTCGAGTATGGAAGTAGTAACGGCTCCTGATCATACGTATAACTACGCCCGTATACCAAAGAATCTTTTTTCCCTATACAATATACTCTCCTGATTTGTAGCCCCAACCGTTGTTCTGAAATCTTTTCGTTATACTTTAACAAAGAAAAACCATCTTCCGTACCTATAATGGCACGTTCTTTATCATAAAAATAAATATCTTCAAAATCTTCTATCAATGCCCCGCAAAAATAAGCCTCATTATTCAGTTTATAAAATCCCTTATGTCCGTCACTTCGAAGCATTTTTAGCTTTCCATTCACAACATACCAAATATCTCCTTTCTCACTTTCTTTCAAATAAGTATAGGCAGTATGCCCGTCCAGCGACTGTTCCAATAATGTATCCAGCACCAACTGATCATTTATCTGATCGTAATAATATAGTCCTTCGTGAGCCGCTACCACAATTTTCCGGTTGATACGTGTTATAAATGAATTATTATTGTTTGACAAAGACTCATTATTATAATTTTTAAGACTCATAATGCTGTCTAATCCTTCCGTAAGAGTGATTCTAAAAATACCTTTGCCTTTGTTCGCCACCCAAAGTGTATTAGCCTCTTCTACAAAAAAAGTTTTGCATGAATGGGAAAATCCTTTAATCTTATGCTTCACCTCCCATCTTCCGGTTGCTGATTTTCCCAACAAGAACATTCCACTATAAGTTCCGGCTATCAACAAATGCTCATTATAGGGAAACATTGCTACCGACCACACTCCTTTGAGCGAACTGGGAGAATAATGTTTCAAACCATCTATAATAAAAATTCCATTATCAGCACAACAGAACAATTGATTATTATATGTCTTAATAGACCATACCTGCCCGTCTGTTCCCGGCATAAATTGCATATCCACCGGTGTATTGATCTGCCCCAAAGAAGTGCGATATAATCCCTGATTCGTCCCCAAATAGAGTTGACCGTTATAACAACAAGAAGCGTATCCTGAACCAATAACCGCCTTTCCGCCATAAAGTGAAAAAATCGGAGATTCCAAATGTACGCAATCAATGCCATTATCCAACCCCAGCCAAAGATTATTACTACGATCAAAATACAATCCCAAAACTGTCTTATTCTGTAATCCATTATCTATAGAAATCCGCTCTAACTGACCGGTTTTCGAGTCCAACAGTAAAACTCCTCCTTGTACAGAACCTAAAGCAAGCAGTCCGTCTTTAGCCTCTGCACAGAACAGCAGATTAGAATGAATAAACGAATCGGCAGCAGAAGAATAAGGTAGTATTGAATTCCCATCATATACAAATAAGCCATTTTTGCTTGTCACTATCAATACTTTATTCTCCCATGGAAGCAATGCAACGATTTTGGCTGAACGATTCAAAGCCACAGTATGTCCGATATTAGATAAAGGTACGATTTCCATTCCTTTCAAGACAGCCAGCCCTTCCTCCAATGCTACATAAAACTTTCCATGGATCACTGCAGAACACCAAATTTCCGAAGAAGCATTCAATACTCTGATCCGCCCCTTGTCAAAACAATAGATATTCCATTCCGATTGGAAATAAATCCGATTGTCTACAATATGTATATTCCAGATAATGCCAATATTAGTATTCCCGCCGATACTATCCGAAAGACAAGTGTACTCTAGTCCACCAAGCCGATTGGGGGTAAAATAACCGAATTGTCCCATTCCACCGATATAAATTCTCCCGTCCGCTCCGACCTTTACGGCTCTGGTCTTAGCGTTATGTATAGAATAAGTATTCCAATTTCTGCCATCAAACTCAAGCAAACCTTTATTATTTGCGAAATACATCCAGCCATTCTCCTGTTGTGAAATCATCCAATTTTGATTACCGGAATTATATGTATTTCGATAATAGTTCGTCACCGAACGTTGCCATGTTGCAGAAATATCCCCATAAAAAGAGATAAATAACAAGATTAGATATATGCGTAACTTCATAGAATGATTTTTTCACAAAGATAAATGTTTCACCAAATATCCAATAGAAACCTTAATAAATATTTCTTTGTTTCTTCACAAATTATCGGAAAACCTATAAAGTTTTGACACATAACAGTACTACATCTTCTTCATTAAAAAAGAACATTAATGGAGAGTATATACTACAGCATAAAGTGCTAATTATAAACATATTAAAAAAACACAAGAGAAAGTAAAGATGTAGTTTCCAATACTTTCTGTAGTAATTGTGATGTAGTCTTTTTTTTGGCATATACATTCACAAACGATACTTTTGCCCCATCAAAATCTTAAAAAACTAAAGTTATGAAAAGCAAAAAAATCCTATTTCTTTTCCTTTTGTTAGGAATACAATTATCGCTCTATGCATCTTGTAGTCCCAACGAAAAATCCGGTCCGACAGACAATCAAGAAAAAAAGAACAAGGAGAATACTGATGTGACAGTATATATTACTACTGCAAACCGTGCATTCGATCTGGTTAAAAAGACTACCACATTAAAAAGCGGTTCCAGCATGTCACCGACAACTATTACTTTACAACCTGAAATCAAATATCAAAACATGGATGGTTTCGGAGCGGCAGTAACAGGCTCTACCTGCTTCAATTTGTCACTAATGCCTCCCCAGAAACGTTCTCAATTCTTAAAAGAGACCTTTTCTCCCACCGATG
The Bacteroides luhongzhouii DNA segment above includes these coding regions:
- a CDS encoding efflux RND transporter permease subunit translates to MKTTKTGLVPQEDMGTIFVDVRTSPGNSLEETKSVMDEIDKRIHDIPQVRMFSKVTGNGMISGQGASNGMFIVRLKLWDERTEKEDGINAVINEIYRRTDDISSAQIMAFAQPMIPGYGVSSGFEIYIQDQKGGSVEDLLKYTRQMIDALNARPEIGRASTSFDTKCPQFLVEVDAALCKRNGVSPSDILSTLSGYIGGNYASNMNRFSKLYRVMVQASPEFRLDTEALNNMFVRNSNGEMSPVSQYLTLTRVYGAESLTRFNLFSAISVNGAPQLITRSTLDNQRFPESLSTGVPLQLLHRRPDIRQKEAELAEAFYATNQARSAFYPSITLGGSAGWTNSAGGAITNPGQWLLSTVGSLVQPLFNRGQNIANLKVAKAQQEEALLTFRQSLLDAGTEVNDALVQWQKAQGRLALSKQQVISLQSAVRSSELLMRHSSQNYLEVLTARQTLLQAELSVASNRFDEIQGVINLYHALGGGY
- a CDS encoding efflux RND transporter permease subunit — translated: MKIRTFIDRPILAGVISVVFLIIGLIGLSQLPVEQFPEIAPPTVSVSATYTGANAETVQKSVVVPLEEALNGVENMMYMTSSSTNNGSARITIYFRQGTDPDMAAVNVQNRIATAQGLLPAEVTRSGITVRKRQTSNIKALALYSPDNTFDESFLNNYLKINIKPRLSRIAGVGEVNVMGADYSLRIWLDPAKMAKYGLVPSDITTVLDEQNLEAPTGTLGAESKNIFQYVLKYRGHYEEEKAYGNLVIRSQAGGEVLRLKDVARIELGANYCC
- a CDS encoding triple tyrosine motif-containing protein, which codes for MKLRIYLILLFISFYGDISATWQRSVTNYYRNTYNSGNQNWMISQQENGWMYFANNKGLLEFDGRNWNTYSIHNAKTRAVKVGADGRIYIGGMGQFGYFTPNRLGGLEYTCLSDSIGGNTNIGIIWNIHIVDNRIYFQSEWNIYCFDKGRIRVLNASSEIWCSAVIHGKFYVALEEGLAVLKGMEIVPLSNIGHTVALNRSAKIVALLPWENKVLIVTSKNGLFVYDGNSILPYSSAADSFIHSNLLFCAEAKDGLLALGSVQGGVLLLDSKTGQLERISIDNGLQNKTVLGLYFDRSNNLWLGLDNGIDCVHLESPIFSLYGGKAVIGSGYASCCYNGQLYLGTNQGLYRTSLGQINTPVDMQFMPGTDGQVWSIKTYNNQLFCCADNGIFIIDGLKHYSPSSLKGVWSVAMFPYNEHLLIAGTYSGMFLLGKSATGRWEVKHKIKGFSHSCKTFFVEEANTLWVANKGKGIFRITLTEGLDSIMSLKNYNNESLSNNNNSFITRINRKIVVAAHEGLYYYDQINDQLVLDTLLEQSLDGHTAYTYLKESEKGDIWYVVNGKLKMLRSDGHKGFYKLNNEAYFCGALIEDFEDIYFYDKERAIIGTEDGFSLLKYNEKISEQRLGLQIRRVYCIGKKDSLVYGRSYTYDQEPLLLPYSKNSIRIEYSVTDYDKSSAALYSCRLSGGRVNDNEWSEYSENNTKEYTDLPEGSYVFNVKIITDKAQEPIETSFSFEILPPWYRMWWAYCIYGVLVILFLYYIYYRIVQSRKNLIRQKELELISQKQEFRKESELKDRKIVSLEEENLQSELRHKSEELIKTTLNIVHKNEILQDIRKVAVGISRSVNDENLVNIRRKTLILIERIDKDLDNEEHWQTFQNTFDSVHHNFFHLLDERYPDLSYKDKMLCAYLRMNLMSKEIAPLLNITLRGVEISRYRLRKKLGLGEGDNLAEFLQHLT